A genomic segment from Luteibacter aegosomatis encodes:
- the prmB gene encoding 50S ribosomal protein L3 N(5)-glutamine methyltransferase has protein sequence MTSELTSIIDFIRYGASRFSAAGLTFGHSHDNPIDEATHLVLAALHLPPDLPPAYGAGTLVAEERERILSLIEKRIVERVPVAYLVGETWFAGLKFKSDRRALVPRSPIAELIESRFTPWLDDRHVARALDLCTGSGCIGIAMAEYNPDWQVDLIDVSDDALSLANENIVYQHVEGRVRAIQSDLFAGVKGAVYDLIVSNPPYVTNDEYAAMPAEYGHEPVLGLTSGDDGLDITLRILDEAADHLSEDGLLIVEVGDSEHALVNLLPRLPFVWLEFKVGQMGIFALERRDLVAHAADISAARAART, from the coding sequence GTGACCAGCGAACTGACCTCCATCATCGATTTCATCCGCTACGGCGCCAGCCGCTTCTCGGCCGCCGGCCTGACCTTCGGGCACAGCCACGACAATCCGATCGACGAGGCCACCCACCTGGTGCTGGCCGCGCTGCACCTGCCGCCCGACCTGCCGCCGGCCTACGGCGCGGGCACGCTGGTGGCCGAGGAGAGGGAGCGCATTCTCTCGCTCATCGAGAAACGCATCGTCGAGCGCGTGCCGGTGGCCTACCTCGTGGGCGAAACCTGGTTTGCCGGCCTGAAGTTCAAGAGCGACCGCCGCGCCCTGGTGCCGCGCTCGCCCATCGCCGAACTGATCGAGAGCCGCTTCACCCCGTGGCTGGACGACCGCCACGTCGCGCGCGCGCTCGACCTGTGCACCGGCTCGGGCTGCATTGGCATCGCCATGGCCGAGTACAACCCCGACTGGCAGGTGGACCTCATCGACGTCAGCGACGACGCCCTGTCGCTGGCCAACGAGAACATCGTCTACCAGCACGTCGAGGGCCGCGTGCGGGCGATCCAGTCCGACCTGTTCGCCGGGGTGAAGGGCGCGGTCTACGACCTCATCGTCTCCAACCCGCCTTACGTCACCAACGACGAATACGCCGCCATGCCGGCCGAATACGGCCACGAGCCCGTCCTCGGCCTGACATCCGGGGATGATGGACTGGACATCACCTTGCGCATCCTCGACGAGGCGGCCGACCATCTGTCCGAAGACGGCCTGCTGATCGTCGAAGTGGGCGATAGCGAGCATGCGCTGGTCAACCTCCTGCCGCGTCTACCGTTCGTCTGGCTGGAGTTCAAGGTGGGCCAGATGGGCATCTTCGCCCTCGAGCGCCGCGACCTCGTCGCCCACGCCGCCGACATCTCGGCCGCGCGGGCCGCAAGAACCTGA
- a CDS encoding phosphocholine-specific phospholipase C — translation MDIERRRFLHAAGATVAASLIAQGFPASIARALATAPDRRTGTLDDVGHVVILMQENRSFDHYFGRLRGVRGFADPRVLELGNGDPVWRQPVATTHTKYWKARGVADDVAWVYPFHLDTRASGDHHEGTDHGWSSGHGAWNLGRNDRWIEHKQDVLTMGYLRREDAAFHYALADAFTVCDAYHASVLGDTAPNRIYLWSGTCDPSGRLGTKDNGPGTEERGTRNGYTWTTYPERLEKAGVTWRVYQGGTGDPGSPTDNYTDNSLEFFAAYQVAEGADPKGSLVRNGVSTHTLRDLRDDVIHDRLPQVTWIVAPYEYSEHPKASPSDGAFYIRRVLDALTANTKVWSRTVLFLNYDENDGFFDHVVPPTPPLANGQGGMVSASLAESLRDEVLDLDAHPRTSSPVVPGADPKGKQVVGLGNRVPMIVVSPWTRGGWVCSETFDHTSVLRFLEKRFGVHEPNISEWRRAVCGDLTSCFDFAGHMDTDVPKIGVPGGFPGKAPIVVPPTQRMPAQEPGTRPSRPLGYAWTVEHRLDGGKSHIGFANTGTLGAAFLVYDGLDRDAPPRRYAVTANDTIEDAWTLAPRGDAYDRRIHGPNGYFAALRGFADDSLDVVIRGVAGQRAVEVTVSNAGKVPVACRIANAYGDTRQLVVPNAQTSTLRLDLTASAGWYDISVTTPTSPRYLRRFAGHHEDGKPSTSDPGPT, via the coding sequence ATGGACATCGAACGCCGCCGCTTCCTCCATGCCGCCGGTGCGACGGTGGCGGCGTCGCTCATCGCCCAGGGTTTTCCCGCGAGCATCGCCCGCGCGCTCGCCACGGCGCCGGACCGCCGCACCGGTACGCTCGACGACGTGGGGCACGTGGTGATCCTCATGCAGGAGAATCGCTCGTTCGATCACTACTTCGGCCGCCTGCGCGGCGTGCGCGGCTTCGCCGATCCGCGCGTGCTGGAGCTGGGCAACGGCGATCCCGTCTGGCGCCAGCCGGTCGCGACCACGCACACCAAATACTGGAAAGCCCGCGGCGTCGCGGACGACGTGGCCTGGGTGTATCCCTTCCATCTCGACACCCGTGCCAGCGGCGACCATCACGAAGGCACCGACCACGGCTGGAGCAGCGGCCACGGGGCCTGGAACCTCGGCCGCAACGATCGCTGGATCGAACACAAGCAGGACGTGCTCACCATGGGCTACCTGCGCCGCGAGGATGCAGCGTTTCACTACGCCTTGGCCGACGCGTTCACCGTCTGCGACGCCTACCATGCCTCGGTGCTGGGCGACACGGCGCCCAACCGCATCTACCTGTGGAGCGGCACCTGCGATCCCAGCGGGCGGCTGGGTACGAAGGACAACGGCCCGGGCACCGAAGAGCGGGGCACGCGCAACGGCTACACGTGGACGACCTATCCCGAGCGCCTGGAAAAGGCGGGCGTCACGTGGCGCGTCTACCAGGGCGGCACGGGCGATCCGGGATCGCCCACCGACAACTACACCGACAATTCGCTGGAGTTCTTCGCCGCCTACCAGGTCGCGGAGGGTGCCGATCCGAAGGGTTCACTGGTGCGCAACGGCGTATCCACGCACACCTTGCGCGACCTGCGCGACGACGTGATCCACGACCGCCTGCCACAGGTCACCTGGATCGTCGCGCCTTACGAATACAGCGAGCATCCCAAGGCGTCGCCTTCCGACGGCGCCTTCTACATCCGTCGCGTTCTCGATGCGCTCACCGCGAACACGAAGGTGTGGAGCCGCACGGTGCTGTTCCTCAACTACGACGAGAACGACGGCTTCTTCGACCACGTGGTACCGCCCACGCCACCGTTGGCGAACGGGCAGGGCGGGATGGTGTCCGCGTCGCTGGCCGAAAGCCTGCGTGACGAGGTTCTCGACCTCGACGCGCACCCGAGGACGTCGTCGCCCGTGGTGCCCGGTGCCGATCCGAAGGGGAAGCAGGTCGTGGGCCTGGGCAATCGCGTACCGATGATCGTGGTCTCGCCGTGGACGCGCGGCGGCTGGGTGTGTTCGGAAACCTTCGACCATACCTCGGTGCTGCGTTTCCTCGAAAAGCGCTTCGGCGTGCATGAGCCGAACATCAGCGAGTGGCGTCGCGCGGTGTGCGGCGATCTCACCAGTTGCTTCGATTTCGCCGGGCATATGGACACCGATGTACCGAAGATCGGCGTGCCGGGTGGTTTCCCGGGCAAGGCACCCATCGTCGTGCCGCCGACCCAACGTATGCCGGCGCAGGAGCCGGGCACGCGGCCATCGCGGCCGTTGGGTTACGCGTGGACGGTCGAGCATCGGCTCGACGGTGGCAAGAGCCATATCGGCTTCGCCAACACCGGTACGTTGGGTGCGGCATTCCTCGTCTACGACGGACTCGATCGTGACGCGCCGCCTCGCCGCTATGCGGTGACGGCGAACGATACGATCGAGGATGCGTGGACGCTGGCCCCCAGGGGTGACGCTTACGACCGGCGCATTCATGGGCCCAACGGTTACTTCGCCGCGTTGCGTGGTTTCGCCGACGATTCTCTCGACGTGGTGATACGTGGTGTGGCGGGGCAGCGCGCCGTCGAGGTGACGGTAAGCAACGCGGGCAAGGTTCCCGTGGCATGCCGTATCGCCAACGCATACGGCGATACGCGGCAACTCGTCGTGCCAAACGCACAGACGAGCACGCTGCGGCTTGATCTCACCGCCAGCGCGGGTTGGTACGACATCTCCGTCACCACGCCCACGTCCCCACGCTACCTGCGTCGCTTCGCCGGCCACCACGAAGACGGCAAGCCTTCCACGAGCGACCCGGGCCCCACGTAA
- the hisN gene encoding histidinol-phosphatase: MGALPAERRKEFEAFASAIADGARALSLPRFRQPMSVSMKGDESPVTEVDRGVESMLRERIEAAWPMHGVLGEEYGAEHTDAEYVWSIDPIDGTRSFISGWPLWGTLIALLRNGKPVLGVLDMPALNERWIGHAGVGTTMNGAGCRTSRCRALAEATLYTTTPDMFTIDEWARFDRTSRAAHARRFGGDCYGYGMLASGHIDAVIESNLMPYDFLAIAPVVEAAGGVVTDWEGRPVGLNSGKRVVAAATPELHAALIESLARD; encoded by the coding sequence ATGGGAGCGTTGCCCGCCGAAAGGCGGAAGGAGTTCGAGGCCTTCGCCTCGGCGATCGCCGACGGTGCCCGCGCGCTGTCGCTGCCCCGATTTCGCCAGCCGATGAGCGTATCGATGAAAGGTGACGAAAGCCCCGTCACCGAGGTCGATCGCGGCGTCGAGTCGATGCTGCGCGAACGCATCGAGGCGGCGTGGCCCATGCATGGCGTGCTCGGCGAGGAGTACGGCGCGGAGCACACCGACGCGGAATACGTGTGGTCCATCGATCCCATCGACGGCACGCGAAGCTTCATTTCCGGCTGGCCGTTGTGGGGCACGCTGATCGCTCTGCTTCGCAACGGCAAGCCCGTGCTCGGCGTGCTCGACATGCCCGCGTTGAACGAGCGCTGGATCGGACATGCGGGCGTGGGCACCACGATGAACGGCGCGGGCTGCCGCACGAGCCGGTGCCGTGCCCTCGCCGAGGCCACGCTCTACACCACCACGCCGGACATGTTCACCATCGACGAATGGGCGCGCTTCGACCGTACCAGCCGCGCCGCGCACGCGCGCCGCTTCGGTGGCGACTGCTACGGTTACGGCATGCTCGCCTCGGGCCACATCGATGCGGTGATCGAGTCCAACCTCATGCCTTACGACTTCCTCGCCATCGCACCGGTGGTGGAAGCCGCGGGTGGCGTCGTCACCGACTGGGAAGGGCGCCCGGTGGGACTGAACAGCGGCAAGCGCGTCGTCGCCGCGGCCACGCCGGAACTGCATGCGGCCTTGATCGAATCGCTCGCCCGGGACTGA
- a CDS encoding extracellular solute-binding protein produces MRPQRHIAASFLALALASGMAHAGSITVYSALESDEIDTYLAAARKALPDVDIQVLRLSSGDLAARLVAESAQPRNDVIWGMAVTDMLDPRIAGLLAPVRGGDIDRMPAAFRAPDARWFAPTGFLAALCVNRQALAEAGLPVPTTWRDLASPVYRGQIAMPDPSSSGTGYMVLSALTENGRDESAMKRMVDIAGNIGQVTLSGSAPCKLARIGEFPIGVSFAFAAMQSIRQGYPIDMVLPTDGRIYELEGSGLMAKSANAADARRFLAWTASPEAAALYRGYKEIVAAPGSVPTAEQQREGLPADLVSTLPVRDFATAARERTSLIARFKRLTR; encoded by the coding sequence ATGCGCCCACAACGCCACATCGCCGCAAGCTTCCTGGCGCTCGCCCTGGCGTCGGGCATGGCGCATGCCGGCTCCATCACGGTCTATTCGGCCTTGGAAAGCGACGAAATCGATACCTACCTCGCCGCGGCCCGCAAGGCCCTGCCCGATGTCGACATCCAGGTGCTGCGCTTGTCCAGCGGCGATCTCGCCGCCCGCCTCGTCGCCGAATCGGCCCAGCCGCGCAACGACGTGATCTGGGGCATGGCGGTCACCGACATGCTCGACCCGCGCATCGCCGGCCTGCTCGCGCCGGTGCGTGGCGGCGACATCGATCGCATGCCGGCCGCGTTCCGCGCACCCGACGCGCGCTGGTTCGCGCCCACCGGTTTCCTGGCCGCGCTGTGCGTGAATCGCCAGGCGCTGGCCGAAGCCGGCCTGCCGGTGCCCACCACGTGGCGCGACCTGGCGTCGCCGGTCTACCGCGGGCAGATCGCCATGCCCGATCCGTCGTCGTCGGGCACCGGCTACATGGTGCTTTCCGCGCTCACCGAGAACGGCAGGGACGAATCGGCCATGAAGCGCATGGTGGACATCGCGGGCAACATCGGCCAGGTGACGCTGTCCGGCTCGGCGCCGTGCAAGCTCGCGCGCATCGGCGAGTTTCCCATCGGCGTCTCGTTCGCGTTCGCGGCGATGCAGTCGATTCGCCAGGGCTACCCCATCGACATGGTGCTGCCCACCGACGGACGCATCTACGAACTCGAAGGCTCCGGCCTCATGGCGAAGTCGGCCAACGCGGCCGACGCCAGACGCTTTCTCGCATGGACCGCGTCGCCCGAGGCCGCCGCCCTGTACCGCGGCTACAAGGAAATCGTCGCCGCGCCAGGCAGCGTGCCCACCGCAGAACAGCAACGCGAAGGACTGCCCGCCGACCTCGTTTCCACGTTGCCCGTGCGCGACTTCGCCACGGCGGCGCGCGAGCGAACGTCGCTCATCGCACGCTTCAAGCGTCTGACGCGCTGA
- a CDS encoding ABC transporter ATP-binding protein, with translation MHLRIDKLAKAWNGHVVLDGVSFTATENDFVCLLGPSGCGKTTLLRIVAGLTSADSGQVWLDGRDITALPASDRRMGLVFQSYSLFPDRTAAANIGYPMRLRRRPAADITHRVDELLRLVGLGELGARYPGELSGGQQQRVALARALAAEPDLLLLDEPLSALDPALRTQLRLDIRKVQRSLGIPTIMVTHDRDEALSMADTIVCMNQGRIEQVGSPRDLYERPRTRFVADFIGRANLLPTGFVREALAGFLERRPPGNEAAYELCLRPEDLIVTADPRGEAVVEDVTFLGNCARASIAWRGRRLLAEWPGHSTLGRGEAVNVDARRGAWVSA, from the coding sequence ATGCATCTTCGCATCGACAAGCTCGCCAAGGCATGGAACGGACACGTCGTGCTCGACGGCGTGTCGTTCACCGCCACGGAAAACGACTTCGTCTGCCTGCTCGGCCCCAGCGGCTGCGGCAAGACCACCCTGCTCCGCATCGTGGCCGGCCTTACCTCGGCCGACAGCGGCCAGGTCTGGCTCGACGGCCGCGACATCACCGCCCTGCCCGCGAGCGACCGTCGCATGGGACTGGTGTTCCAGTCGTATTCGCTGTTTCCCGACCGTACCGCCGCCGCGAACATCGGTTACCCCATGCGCCTGCGCCGTCGGCCGGCCGCCGACATCACCCATCGCGTCGATGAACTGCTGCGCCTGGTCGGCCTGGGTGAACTCGGCGCGCGGTATCCCGGCGAACTGTCCGGCGGTCAGCAGCAACGCGTGGCGCTGGCCCGCGCACTCGCCGCCGAGCCGGACCTGCTGCTGCTCGACGAACCGCTGTCGGCGCTCGACCCGGCCCTCCGCACCCAGCTTCGCCTGGACATCCGCAAGGTGCAGCGGTCGCTCGGCATTCCCACCATCATGGTGACGCACGACCGCGACGAAGCCTTGTCCATGGCCGACACCATCGTGTGCATGAACCAAGGACGCATCGAACAGGTAGGCTCGCCGCGCGACCTCTACGAGCGCCCCCGCACGCGTTTCGTCGCCGACTTCATCGGCCGAGCCAACCTGCTGCCGACCGGCTTCGTGCGCGAGGCGCTGGCCGGTTTTCTCGAGCGCCGGCCGCCCGGCAACGAAGCGGCCTACGAACTCTGCCTGCGCCCCGAAGACCTCATCGTCACCGCCGATCCCCGCGGCGAGGCGGTGGTCGAAGACGTGACCTTCCTGGGTAACTGCGCACGCGCGTCGATCGCCTGGCGTGGACGCCGCCTGCTTGCCGAATGGCCCGGCCACAGCACGTTGGGCCGCGGCGAAGCGGTCAACGTGGACGCCAGGCGCGGCGCATGGGTAAGCGCATGA
- a CDS encoding ABC transporter permease subunit: MNAVAATHAFARPRLGGIVLLAVPLAFLCLFFLHPLLSVLWRSVTDAQGHITFSNYARLFDDPGLPRAALHSLAIGLSTTLVTLVFGLALAMALHRSQLPGKPLIRAVLLLPMLAPSLVLGLGLVCLLGRNGLVHRLTGWPTDIYGFWGLLIANALYSLPQVVIVLSAALERTPVRHYDAAASLGAGHWRQFLDVTLPQLRFALAAAGFLVFTETLTDFGSAVVVGGNYRVLAMEIYSEVVGQLDFSMGATLGVLLLLPALLSAWLGRLAKRRQDGGEAVAGRTFSPARHPMRDVVLGIVAVVTLLPMFATVATVAYVSLVRLWPYDRSLTFAHYLGMHDGFAPVATSLGVSLLAAGVGVALIFALAAGLRSAPPRVVRAVQFLATLPAAVPGMVLGLGYVLAFNHGPLSAWLYGSAAIIAACCFYHYHAQAFLTMQAGMRRVPGALEDVVSSLGGRTRHVLRDAILPFAAPATIAGFFYLFMRSMVTLSGVIFLVTPSLGLASVSVMRLDENGFLAQAAAYAMCVVLAAALALGAMRLALHLLKDRRHVA; the protein is encoded by the coding sequence ATGAACGCCGTCGCCGCGACCCATGCCTTCGCGCGGCCGCGCCTGGGCGGCATCGTGCTGCTCGCCGTGCCGCTGGCCTTCCTTTGCCTGTTCTTCCTGCATCCTCTGCTTAGCGTGCTCTGGCGCAGCGTCACCGACGCGCAGGGGCACATCACCTTCTCGAACTACGCGCGCCTGTTCGACGACCCCGGCCTGCCGCGCGCCGCCTTGCATAGCCTCGCGATCGGCCTGTCGACCACCCTGGTGACGCTGGTCTTCGGCCTGGCGCTGGCCATGGCGCTGCATCGCTCGCAGCTGCCGGGCAAGCCACTGATCCGGGCCGTGCTGCTCCTGCCGATGCTTGCGCCCTCCCTCGTGCTCGGCCTGGGGCTGGTCTGCCTGCTCGGACGTAACGGCCTGGTGCATCGCCTCACGGGTTGGCCGACCGATATCTACGGCTTCTGGGGCCTGCTGATCGCGAACGCGCTGTACAGCCTGCCCCAGGTGGTGATCGTGCTGTCGGCCGCGCTCGAGCGCACACCGGTACGGCATTACGACGCCGCCGCGTCGCTAGGCGCCGGCCATTGGCGCCAGTTTCTCGATGTGACGCTGCCCCAGCTCCGCTTCGCGCTGGCCGCCGCGGGTTTTCTCGTGTTCACCGAAACGCTCACCGACTTCGGCAGCGCCGTGGTGGTCGGCGGCAACTACCGCGTGCTCGCGATGGAGATCTACAGCGAGGTGGTGGGCCAGCTCGACTTCTCCATGGGCGCCACGCTCGGCGTGCTGCTGCTCCTGCCCGCGCTGCTTTCGGCCTGGCTGGGCCGGCTGGCGAAGCGCCGCCAGGACGGCGGTGAGGCCGTGGCGGGGCGCACCTTCTCGCCCGCCCGGCACCCCATGCGCGATGTCGTGCTCGGCATCGTCGCCGTGGTCACGCTGCTGCCGATGTTCGCCACGGTCGCCACCGTGGCCTACGTGAGCCTCGTTCGCCTGTGGCCCTACGACCGCTCGCTCACGTTCGCCCACTACCTGGGCATGCACGACGGCTTCGCCCCCGTCGCCACGTCGCTGGGCGTGTCGCTGCTCGCCGCCGGCGTGGGCGTGGCGCTGATCTTCGCGCTGGCCGCCGGGCTGCGTTCCGCGCCACCGCGCGTGGTACGTGCCGTGCAATTCCTCGCCACGCTGCCCGCCGCCGTGCCCGGCATGGTACTCGGCCTGGGCTACGTACTCGCTTTCAACCACGGGCCCTTGTCGGCCTGGCTGTACGGCAGCGCGGCCATCATCGCCGCCTGCTGTTTCTATCACTACCACGCCCAGGCCTTCCTCACGATGCAGGCCGGCATGCGCCGGGTGCCCGGCGCCCTGGAAGACGTGGTGTCCAGTCTTGGCGGCCGCACACGGCATGTGCTTCGCGATGCGATCCTGCCCTTCGCCGCACCGGCCACGATCGCCGGCTTCTTCTACCTGTTCATGCGCTCGATGGTGACCCTGTCCGGCGTCATCTTCCTCGTAACGCCCAGCCTCGGCCTCGCTTCGGTGAGCGTGATGCGGCTGGACGAGAACGGCTTCCTGGCGCAGGCCGCCGCCTACGCGATGTGCGTGGTGCTGGCCGCCGCGCTCGCCCTGGGCGCCATGCGCCTCGCCCTGCATCTGCTGAAGGACCGCCGCCATGTGGCATGA
- a CDS encoding DeoR/GlpR family DNA-binding transcription regulator, whose translation MWHEERHTRIRDLLRSDGKVSVERIVAELGVSRETIRRDLLELADRGEIRRVHGGAVLSGDEPPIDVRHATRVREKRAIAKKVSSLVESGQTIFMDAGSTMTVVAEALATRSGLTIVTNSVDVAARFAARDDNEVRLLGGRFDARIGRTHGSATIAEITRYQAHLAILSPVGVEAGVGASSFELEEAEIARAMCANARSVVIAADHSKIGVRSRIAWCAPERIDVLVTDPRSKKARAIAAIAKAIGAIEYA comes from the coding sequence ATGTGGCATGAAGAACGGCATACCCGCATCCGCGACCTCCTGCGCAGCGACGGCAAGGTGTCCGTCGAGCGCATCGTGGCGGAGCTGGGCGTCTCCCGCGAAACCATCCGCCGCGACCTGCTCGAGCTGGCCGACCGCGGCGAGATCCGCCGCGTGCACGGCGGTGCGGTGCTCAGCGGCGACGAGCCGCCGATCGACGTGCGCCACGCCACCCGCGTGCGCGAAAAGCGCGCCATCGCGAAGAAGGTGTCGTCGCTGGTCGAGAGCGGCCAGACCATCTTCATGGACGCCGGCAGCACCATGACCGTCGTGGCCGAGGCGCTGGCGACGCGCAGCGGCCTCACCATCGTCACCAACTCGGTCGACGTGGCCGCGCGCTTCGCCGCGCGCGACGACAACGAAGTGCGCCTGCTTGGCGGGCGCTTCGACGCTCGCATCGGCCGCACCCACGGCTCGGCCACCATCGCCGAGATCACCCGCTACCAGGCGCACCTGGCCATCCTTTCGCCCGTGGGCGTCGAGGCCGGCGTGGGGGCGAGCAGTTTCGAGCTGGAAGAAGCCGAAATCGCCCGCGCGATGTGCGCGAACGCGCGCAGCGTGGTGATCGCCGCCGACCATTCGAAGATCGGCGTGCGCAGCCGCATCGCATGGTGCGCGCCCGAACGCATCGACGTGCTGGTCACCGATCCGCGATCCAAGAAAGCCCGAGCCATCGCCGCCATCGCCAAGGCGATCGGCGCCATCGAATACGCCTGA